A stretch of the Lolium perenne isolate Kyuss_39 chromosome 3, Kyuss_2.0, whole genome shotgun sequence genome encodes the following:
- the LOC127343811 gene encoding uncharacterized protein encodes MAEPAWMRRQMEQILELDMEELEVEEVDDSGSSSSSDVATFLRNTHGDREASTSEEFTFNTSRASLNTYVGEVDDTRRRFAFLNGGAVLSLPMFYLQGFVLFPEATLTLRVIQPRLLATVDKAINHVDTPCMIGVVYADPLINDGRHPIASVGTIAEIHQIMRLDDGSSKVVTRGQQRFCLRRSWVDVDEVPWGEVQIIEEEAPLRTPRDAFGQLAASNTFKQRDSSVPSFVVSSFKQRDLMDSENDFDSLSSTSTSSDHSVTDTRIYYSSNEDEDLLPEPSWQKHESVNEFGTLCHPVKDATMVNDDDLWFASPKSLSTVRKKDERQRPYHSACNSKMALEAPLSFWPRWVYDMYDSYSLASRAADLWRQIITKPSMDDYVKKPDMLSFHIGSRLPVPESVRQELLDIDGISYRLKREIQILKAFNLIRCKNCLALIARRSDKAVMSSDDPVGAYVKPYDSAAQEVITLHNASGLALHGNPSRDHSWFPGYTWTIALCTACESNIGWLFRADKRNVLPKSFWGIRSSRISDDTQSAQDRSST; translated from the exons ATGGCGGAGCCGGCCTGGATGCGGAGGCAGATGGAGCAGATCCTGGAGCTGGACATGGAGGAGCTAGAGGTCGAGGAGGTCGACGACTCcggctcatcctcctcctccgacgTCGCCACCTTCCTCAG GAATACTCATGGAGATCGAGAGGCTAGCACTTCTGAAGAGTTTACATTTAATACATCTCGGGCTTCCCTGAATACATATGTTGGTG AGGTTGATGATACCCGACGCAGATTTGCTTTCTTGAATGGTGGTGCTGTCCTCAGTTTACCTATGTTTTATCTTCAAG GATTTGTTTTGTTTCCTGAAGCTACCCTGACTCTTAGAGTAATTCAGCCTAGATTATTAGCAACTGTTGACAAGGCTATTAATCATGTTGATACTCCATGCATGATAGGTGTG GTTTATGCCGACCCACTCATTAATGATGGACGTCATCCTATTGCTTCAGTTGGCACAATAGCAGAG ATACACCAAATTATGCGATTGGATGATGGCTCATCAAAAGTTGTCACTCGAGGTCAGCAACGGTTTTGTCTTAGACGCAGTTGGGTTGACGTCGATGAAGTA CCATGGGGTGAAGTCCAAATCATCGAAGAAGAAGCGCCCTTAAGAACTCCAAGAGATGCATTTGGACAGTTAGCTGCAAGTAATACCTTCAAGCAACGTGATTCATCAGTGCCCAGTTTTGTTGTATCTTCTTTCAAGCAGAGAGATCTTATGGACTCTGAAAATGATTTTGATTCTCTGTCATCCACTAGTACTTCAAGTGACCATTCAGTAACAGATACAAGAATATACTATTCCTCAAACGAAGATGAAGATCTCTTGCCTGAACCGTCTTGGCAGAAGCATGAATCTGTGAATGAATTTGGTACATTATGTCATCCAGTCAAGGATGCCACCATGGTTAATGATGATGATCTTTGGTTTGCATCCCCTAAATCCTTGTCGACAGTGAGGAAGAAAGATGAACGGCAGAGACCGTACCATTCCGCTTGTAATTCAAAGATGGCATTGGAGGCTCCGTTATCATTTTGGCCCCGATGGGTTTACGATATGTACGATTCATATTCACTTGCGAGCAGGGCTGCAG ATCTGTGGAGGCAGATAATCACAAAACCAAGCATGGATGACTATGTGAAAAAACCAGATATGTTGTCGTTTCACATTGGAAGCAGACTGCCCGTGCCAGAATCTGTGAGACAGGAATTGCTTGACATTGATGGAATCTCATATCGGCTAAAGCGGGAGATTCAGATACTGAAGGCATTTAATCTCATACGATGTAAAAATTGCCTG GCTCTCATTGCAAGACGCAGTGACAAGGCGGTAATGTCTAGTGATGACCCAGTTGGTGCATATGTCAAGCCGTATGACTCTGCTGCGCAGGAGGTGATAACACTGCACAATGCTTCCGGGCTTGCACTCCATGGCAATCCTTCTAGAGATCACAGCTGGTTCCCAGG ATATACATGGACGATTGCGCTGTGCACTGCCTGTGAGTCCAACATTGGCTGGCTATTCAGGGCTGACAAGAGGAATGTTCTTCCGAAATCCTTCTGGGGGATACGCAGTTCCCGAATTTCAGATGATACACAATCAGCACAGGACAGATCGTCCACGTAG
- the LOC127343810 gene encoding NADP-dependent malic enzyme has translation MLGLHRTSLARIASASREAWSRCYSSRTIGSARAAQCGAMTGGRSGEGEGGKNGAVPPSSDAAMAGVATGGVEDAYGEDRATQDQPVTPWAVCIASGHSLLRDPRHNKGMSFTEEERDAHYLRGLLPPAVLPQELQEKRLLQNVRELETPLHRYMFLVDLQERNERLFYKLMVDNVEELLPVVYTPTVGEACQKYGSIFRRPQGLYISLKDKGRILEVLRNWPEKSIQVIVVTDGERILGLGDLGCQGMGIPVGKLALYTALGGVRPSGALPITIDVGTNNEELLNNEFYIGLRQRRATGQEYTELLDEFMAAVKQNYGSKTLVQFEDFANHNAFTLLEKYKGTHLVFNDDIQGTAAVVLAGLIAGLKFVGGTLADHKFLFFGAGEAGTGIAELVALEISMQSHLSPEEARKNIWLVDSKGLIVSSRKESIQPFKKLYAHEHEPVKDLLSAIKDIKPTALIGSAGVGQSFTKEVIEAMSSINKRPIILALSNPTSKSECTAEQAYSWSEGRAIFGSGSPFDPVKYNEKLFVPAQANNAYIFPGFGLGVVISGAIRVKDEMVLAAAEGLAEQVTSEHFDKGLIYPPFSSIRKISANIAARVAAKAYDLGLASHLPRPRDLVKYAESCMYSPIYRSYR, from the exons ATGCTCGGGCTACACCGCACCAGCTTGGCTCGCATTGCATCTGCTTCCAGAGAGGCGTGGTCGCGGTGCTACAGCAGCAGGACGATAGGATCAGCGAGAGCGGCGCAGTGCGGTGCTATGACCGGAGGACGATCAGGGGAGGGGGAGGGAGGAAAGAACGGCGCCGTGCCGCCTTCCTCCGACGCCGCGATGGCGGGCGTGGCCACCGGCGGCGTGGAGGACGCCTACGGCGAGGACCGCGCCACCCAGGACCAGCCCGTCACGCCGTGGGCCGTCTGCATCGCCAG TGGCCACTCGCTGCTGAGGGATCCGCGGCACAACAAGGGCATGTCGTTCACGGAGGAGGAGCGGGACGCGCACTACCTGCGCGGCCTGCTGCCGCCGGCGGTGCTGCCCCAGGAGCTCCAGGAGAAGCGGCTGCTGCAGAACGTGCGGGAGCTCGAGACGCCCCTGCACCGCTACATGTTCCTCGTGGACCTCCAGGAGCGGAACGAGCGGCTCTTCTACAAGCTCATGGTCGACAACGTCGAGGAGCTGCTCCCCGTCGTCTACACGCCCACCGTCGGCGAGGCGTGCCAGAAGTACGGCTCCATCTTCAGAAGGCCGCAGGGCCTCTACATCAGTCTCAAAGACAA GGGAAGGATACTGGAGGTGCTGAGGAACTGGCCGGAGAAGAGTATTCAGGTCATCGTTGTCACCGACGGCGAGCGCATCTTAGGCCTCGGAGATCTTGGCTGCCAG GGTATGGGGATTCCCGTGGGGAAGCTTGCTCTGTATACTGCCCTTGGTGGCGTCAGGCCATCTGGT GCATTGCCTATAACCATCGATGTGGGAACGAACAACGAGGAGCTACTGAATAACGAGTTCTACATTGGATTACGGCAAAGAAGGGCCACTGGCCAG GAATACACTGAGCTTCTGGATGAGTTCATGGCTGCCGTTAAGCAGAACTATGGGTCGAAGACTCTTGTCCAG TTTGAAGACTTCGCAAACCACAATGCATTTACCCTTCTCGAGAAGTACAAGGGAACCCATCTCGTCTTCAATGATGATATTCAG GGCACGGCTGCGGTGGTCCTTGCGGGCCTTATTGCTGGTCTGAAGTTTGTTGGCGGAACTTTAGCTGATCACAAATTCTTATTCTTCGGTGCGGGAGAG GCTGGTACAGGCATTGCTGAACTAGTGGCTTTGGAGATATCAATGCAG TCCCACCTTTCACCCGAAGAGGCTCGCAAAAATATTTGGCTTGTTGATTCAAAG GGGCTGATCGTCAGTTCGCGTAAAGAGTCTATACAGCCTTTTAAGAAGCTATATGCACATGAGCATGAACCAGTCAAAGATCTATTAAGTGCCATCAAG GACATCAAACCGACTGCACTCATAGGATCAGCTGGTGTGGGTCAAAGTTTCACCAAAGAGGTGATTGAGGCTATGTCTTCGATTAACAAG AGACCAATCATCCTTGCTCTATCAAACCCAACATCAAAATCTGAATGTACTGCTGAGCAGGCATATTCATGGAGTGAG GGCCGTGCAATATTTGGGAGTGGAAGCCCATTTGATCCAGTCAAATACAATGAAAAGCTTTTTGTACCTGCACAG GCGAACAATGCGTACATCTTCCCAGGGTTTGGTTTAGGTGTAGTGATCTCAGGGGCAATACGGGTGAAAGATGAAATGGTCCTTGCTGCAG CTGAAGGCCTAGCCGAACAGGTCACCTCAGAGCATTTCGACAAAGGTCTGATCTATCCGCCCTTCTCCAGCATCAGGAAGATCTCAGCTAACATCGCAGCTCGTGTCGCTGCGAAAGCCTATGACCTTG GATTGGCTAGCCATCTCCCTCGTCCAAGAGACTTGGTGAAGTATGCGGAGAGCTGCATGTACAGCCCCATCTACCGTTCTTACAGATGA